Proteins co-encoded in one Methanocella sp. genomic window:
- a CDS encoding winged helix-turn-helix transcriptional regulator, translated as MKFLTGAVIVLSALLLISPLLLQATSGSGSYVVTPGSGIPSGVVAVNAPIVSFWQLPLWVQVAGALDGILIAFGLMNAAPLIIGKIQNVLDNSNRLSIFNYVKSNPGCTPSEISSRQNMKNGTVKYHVQMLESQGKIILKRMGKYTRLFNTSKANTEQEKMVLAYIKNETSRNLLCAILEEPGLTNQRLAERFGLDKSSIHWHMERFLNDRLVTVEQDGRFKKYYIEPGVGKLLNNGQVMF; from the coding sequence GCTCATTTCGCCCCTGCTGCTGCAGGCGACGAGCGGCAGCGGCTCATACGTTGTGACGCCCGGCAGCGGCATCCCATCGGGCGTTGTTGCCGTAAACGCCCCGATCGTATCCTTCTGGCAGCTCCCGCTGTGGGTGCAGGTGGCCGGCGCCCTGGACGGCATACTCATCGCTTTCGGCCTGATGAACGCTGCCCCGCTCATCATTGGCAAGATCCAGAATGTCCTGGACAACAGTAACCGGCTCAGCATATTCAATTATGTCAAAAGCAATCCGGGCTGCACGCCGTCGGAGATCTCGAGCCGGCAGAACATGAAGAACGGCACGGTCAAGTACCACGTGCAGATGCTCGAGTCCCAGGGCAAGATCATCCTGAAGCGCATGGGCAAATATACCCGCCTGTTTAACACGTCTAAGGCGAATACCGAGCAGGAAAAGATGGTGCTGGCCTACATCAAGAACGAGACCAGCCGGAACCTGCTCTGCGCCATTCTCGAGGAGCCTGGATTGACGAACCAGCGGCTCGCTGAGCGGTTCGGGCTGGACAAGAGCAGCATTCACTGGCACATGGAGCGGTTCCTCAACGACAGGCTGGTCACGGTCGAGCAGGACGGGCGGTTCAAGAAGTATTACATCGAGCCAGGCGTAGGTAAACTATTAAATAACGGCCAGGTCATGTTTTAG
- a CDS encoding ATP-binding protein — protein MHETAPRSKDNNISNKILDSVPAALVFVDRELKVNSYNRAWSELCEQCLGKKSAADINIISLFSDETPARMLTEALHGKTVTQNGFRFDLKTACDRYFDLTAAPAASGALLMAVDSTERCQSIKRLEAAKSEAEFYVDLMSHDIRNFNQVTMGYIELLQLAEKLTASELAYLEKAQKGVTGSNRLIDNIKKIRMIRQFAGKSPVPMDLNAILKQDAGDVQKVSPSAKVSLEFSPGVKRLVMVDDYVHEIFRHILENAVKYDPHPEKLIDIAIVPARIGDMDYWSVRIADHGTGIPEDKKKSVFERMTATTKGAGVGLSIVRVIVDKYGGFIHAEDRVRGDPSQGAVFVVDLPKT, from the coding sequence TTGCATGAAACGGCCCCTAGATCAAAAGACAATAATATCTCAAATAAGATACTGGACAGCGTTCCAGCAGCATTAGTATTCGTGGACCGGGAGTTGAAAGTCAATTCCTATAACCGTGCATGGTCCGAACTCTGTGAGCAGTGCCTGGGTAAAAAATCAGCGGCCGATATAAACATCATATCGCTTTTCTCCGACGAGACGCCGGCACGCATGCTGACGGAAGCTCTTCACGGCAAGACCGTCACGCAAAACGGCTTCCGCTTCGATTTAAAAACCGCATGCGACCGGTACTTCGACCTCACGGCCGCCCCGGCCGCCAGCGGAGCCCTGCTCATGGCCGTCGATTCCACCGAGCGCTGTCAGAGTATAAAACGCCTGGAGGCGGCAAAATCGGAAGCGGAATTTTACGTCGACCTCATGAGCCATGACATCCGTAACTTCAACCAGGTCACGATGGGCTACATTGAGCTGCTCCAGCTCGCCGAGAAGCTCACGGCCAGCGAGCTCGCGTACCTGGAAAAGGCGCAGAAGGGCGTGACGGGGAGTAACCGGCTCATCGATAACATCAAGAAAATACGCATGATACGGCAGTTCGCGGGGAAGAGCCCGGTGCCGATGGACCTGAACGCCATCCTAAAACAAGACGCGGGCGACGTGCAAAAGGTATCGCCCTCGGCAAAGGTCAGCCTTGAATTCAGCCCGGGCGTGAAGCGTTTAGTCATGGTGGACGACTACGTGCACGAGATCTTCCGCCATATACTTGAGAACGCCGTGAAATATGATCCGCACCCGGAAAAGCTCATCGATATCGCCATCGTACCCGCCAGGATAGGCGATATGGACTACTGGTCCGTGCGCATCGCCGACCACGGCACCGGCATACCCGAGGATAAAAAGAAGTCCGTCTTCGAGCGCATGACCGCGACCACAAAAGGGGCGGGCGTGGGCCTCTCCATCGTCCGGGTGATCGTCGATAAGTATGGGGGCTTCATCCACGCGGAAGACCGCGTACGGGGCGACCCGTCGCAGGGCGCCGTGTTCGTGGTGGACCTGCCTAAAACATGA